agtgcccagaggaaaccccacGCAGAcccagggagaacatgcaaactcagatagtgctctggttgggattcaaaccagggacccagcgctgcaaggcaagagttctaACCATTACGCCTCCGTAATTCCAAAATGCAAAAGAACTGCAATTATTTTGCATTTTTGAAGAAATATTTACGGCACCATGCAAAGCTCTTAGTGATTTATTCACAGACCGTCATAATGATGCAACGTTTCAGAGCAGACATATGCTCCTTTGTCAAGCTATGACAGTCTAATGACACAATGGTACACAGCAATTTATATAGTACACACCAATTACAGCTCATATTACATAATCAGCCAATGCCAATCCCCTCAGCTGCCGCTTTGCATCTGTCCCTCCAATCGGTGTCTCTCACATTTGACACATCAGCATGTTACAGGCGagtcagaggggaagaggaagcttctacgtTGGAGACGAGCGAAGATGTGAGTGACTGGCAGCTGCTACTCCACTTCCTCCACTTGCTACTTTGCAATGCTGGTCAATTCTGTAGCTGGCCACTACAAtgccaacgtgcacagagagcagggcagccgctgcacagggggctggcagtagagatgtcgcgaacctccaattttcggttcgcgaaccttcgcaaaAGGTccggttcgccgaaaagttcgcgaaccgcaatagacttcaatggggatgcgaactttgaaaaatagaaagaattatgctggccacaaaagtgatggaaaagatgtttcaaggtgtctaatacctggaggggggcatggcggagtgggatacatgcccaaagtcccgctttcaaacatcttgcatgggtatacatcaattagggagtgtaattagagttctgcttcacactgacacaccaaactcactgcgtaacgcaccgcaaacagctgtttgcattgtgacggccatgctggactggtgcgcactgtggcgagagtgtagccagtgccggttttcaagcccatatggaggccgggctgtggtagctcaatgatagaacaacagtgactgtccagctgatcaaatttggtctgtccacaatgaagcaacaaccttattatcttcttgtatgtaggtaggcataggtaggtgtcccagtagttagctaggcataggtaggtgtcccagtagttagctaggcataggtaggagtcccagtataggtaggtaggcataggtaggtgtcccagtagttagctaggcatatgtaggagacccagtataggtaggtaggcataggtaggtgtcctagtagttagctaggcataagtaggagtcccagtttaggtaggtaggcataggtagaagtcccagtataagtaggtaggcataggtaggtgcctcagtaattAGCTAGACATagttaggagacccagtagttagctaggcataggtaggagacccagtataggtagttaagcataggtaggtgtcccagtagttagctaggcataggtaggagtcccagtataggtaggtaggcataggtaggagtcccagtataggtaggtaggcataggtaggagtcccagtataggtaggtaggcataggtaggagtcccagtataggtaggtaggcataggtaggagtcccagtataggtaggtaggcataggtaggtcccctagtataggtaggtaggtaggtgtccctgtataggtaagtaggtgctccagtagttaggtaggcataggtaggtgtcccagtatagatagttagacagggcctggctggcacagtaataacaattaccaaggtccagctgcaacagatagggctgtataattcagtgagcaacacacacgaaaaaaaaacacatcaggaaaacattagagctctcaaaagagctattgaggggtgctattttagcaataacaatcagccaggagcacgccaagagcctaactaatctttccctaggagaacaagtctgcagcagctgtccctagtctgtctctagcaggcacacgagtgagtgtaatagccggcaagcctgccttatataagggggggggggctccagggcttagtgtagcctgaatggctacaatgtgcctgctgactgtgatgcagagggtcaaagttgaccctcatagtgcattatggggcgaatcgaacttccgcaaaagttcgcttggtccaggcgaacgcgaacccccaaagttcgcctggaaccgttcgccggcgaaccgttcgctacatctctagctgGCAGCAGAATACCGCGGTCAAACTATCGTTTGCCTGAcctccctgcactgcagcatttgcaagcaagcaaatgctgcaccagtttagccttctGCTTTGGTGCCTTTGCTCCTATGGTGCCCTGGGCCATGGGCACCTAGGCCACCTCAGTAAGGTTTGAAAGAGAAGTTTTATTTgatgttttttcttctttattctAGACTATTTAATCATCTCCTGGAGCCAATTTCCAATTCTAATGgaattccacattttgtcaagtGTCTTTTTTGCCATTTTCTATTAATATATTACTTTATTTTGTGTAATTCGCTTTATTTTGCGGACATACACTATTGTTCATTTAGGTACGGTACACTTctaaattctctgattggcctaatatttctaagtcttgtgattggcctaaagttTCCGTGGTATTCAATTTTCCGTGATACaatactgattctctgattggcccagtatTTCCAAGTCTTGGGATTGGATTAAAATTTGTCTGGGTAATGGGGTATTCTGCAGAATTTCGATTTCCACATACCAATTTCCACATACTGATTTCCGCTGCGGAAAGCTGATTTACATTGGGAAacatggaaatcaaatttcggatGCTCATCTCTACTTCCTATACAATCATTTAATAGGACCCAAATATGGAAAGGACTCAAGATACTCTGAGCAGTGTTAtttgcgaattttcaccaaagtcattttcgcaaaaTTTCTGaaaattttcacacaaaaaaagctTGTGTTTTTTCGTGTTTTTTGTGCAAAcgcaaaaaatctatatttttaccatGGAAActcaaaaaaaatcaatatttttaccacaaaaaaaaaaaattagcaatattTTTCTGCGAAAAATTGATAACAAAACGTACTTTCGATGGAATTTTCACTCACaaatcaaatttaacattatttttgggaaaatgtatgcgaaaagaatattggcattttctgtCATCACCGACTCTGAGATACTAGTAACTTGGTTGCAGCATAGCcatacttttattatttttttcctttgttctTTTTGCTTTTCAGGCAAGACTGGAAGAAGAAGGAAGATCAAGCCAGGCAAGCTGTGAAAGGGGTCTTCAAATGGGAAAACTGTCAAACCAACCCTATAGATCCTAAACTGGTGCCAGAGGTTGATTGTGTGCTCAGCATATATGTGTTAAGTGTTGtctgtaagacaaaagaagaATTCCAGAACGGCTTGAAAAATGCTGTCTCTCGTCTGAAGATGGGAGGTCACTTGGTCCTGTTCACACCGTTAAACATGTCCTTCTACAGGGTTGGAAAGAACCGTTTCTTTGTCCTGACCATGgatgagaagacattgcaagagttGGTCATTAATGCAGGATTTGTAATAGAAAAATCAGGCTCGATGAAAAGTGTAGAAAAGTGTGATTTAGTTGACTATAGTCATATGTGTTATGTTCTGGCCTGTAAGGTTAAGGAGGTCTAAAAGTCAGGGCCAGGTTCTTAACATGTACCTAAGACATTTACTCTAGCAGCTTACTTACctgcctccagccccatgcagcccgtGGGCCCcatctctgtcctcctgtgcccctcagttcccccagtatatttTTCATTTGTGGCCAGTCATGCTTCACAGCGCATAAACGGCCCAGCCTGTGCTCCTGTCTTGTTCCAtgaccaggagcgttctgcgcctgtgcagttagTACTGCAcacgtgcagagcagcttgggccATGGGGGCATGGCAGGGGTGCAGGATGAAGCAGACTGGCCAGGGCTGGAAAATATAACAGGAGAGACAGCAGAAGAACGGAGGGGCTCAGGATGACAGCCATGGAGGCCATGACctgcatgggctggaggaagctctaggTAATCATAAACGCTGCTTGATTAAAagtcttaggtttcctttaaagtccaACAAGAGACAACATTTTATGGGAAATGATTAGAACCTATGTTTGATATTATCAGTTGGGTTTTTGATTGCTAAATGCAGCCCTGATGTGGAAACATCCTGTATTAGTGACACACTTCAAGGAAATTAATGTGACCCTACCCAGAAGGAATAGGTCCTCTGCCTAACCGCTTTTCCTTTTCCACTGGCAAGCATTATTCACTGCAGAGATGGTGGGTGCTGATAAGCCTTTAATGAAAGCAGCCTCGGTGCACTTTAGAGTCTTTTGCAGAATGAGTGGAACATCTGATCTTCAGGGTTACCTGCACCAGATTGCTTACAAGCTACATATAGGAGATGATTCAGGTTTGGATACCGTAAGCCAGAGTGTGGGGTGATTGTTTTGCTTTGCTAGATTTCTTTTATGCCTTCTGTATTATTAACTGCTTAATCCTGCTTACAATTTACTGTTGTAAGATTTGTACTGTGTCTGTAGCCACCAAGACTCTGTACAACCAGGACTTTGTTCTGAACCGCCAGGCTTCAATAAACACTAAACAGTTTTGCGCAAAACATCTCCTGAGTCTCTTTCCCCTGCTGTGCACCTCATTGTACAGTTTAAAGATGCTGACAAGCTCTCCAGATATGTACTGTCACCAAGGTGAGTAGATGGAAGAAAGGGGGTTACACACAGAATAAATCCCAACAGTTTAAAGTTAAATTCCAGTTTTGCTAAGAAAAAGCAATTCCTTCAGTTCAGCTCTATAGTTTGCATTGGTGAGGTGAATAATACATCTAAGATTAATAGCATATAAGCACATAAAACACAGTTGTACAACAGAGGTTAGGTTAGGGGAGTGTCCAAATTTGTTTCATCCAGGTGTGTAAAATGGGTAGAAAGCTCCTCCTCTGTAAAGTTAATTATTCCGAGCAAGGCCGACCAAGGCAGAGGCTCGGGAGCCACCAGCCTCTGGATGCACAGCCCTGAGGacatgcctgaccccccccccctcttcctcctcgAGTTCCTCCTCTCGCACAGCCAACACAGAGTCACAAGCTGAGCTTTAGAAGTACTGTTACTCACCTCACTTTAAGAATCCCATGGAGGAGTCATAAAGAGAAGACGCTGCGAGCCTGTGACAGGCTGAAGAGATCTTGGGGCTGAAAGGTGAGTaacagcacttctatagcactccgCTCGCTACTCTGCATGTTGGGGGgtttgggggctacctaatactgggggtacaactGGCTCTCTAACTTGATGATAGTTGCTGGCAAATCCTGTGGTaacaaatctggctacctattctatagctccaactgtccctcttttggaggaaaaGTctcctttgggaaccctgtcccttttgtcttcctcatttgtccctctttcaggactgatgtacatatCTGTGTTAATATAGGTATTTTTCTACTACTACTaagaaatgtgtttaactgactctaaactttattccattCAATTAAATTGATCTATTTCTTATTATCAAATGTTAAATTTAAGACAATTTTTATGATAATAGAGCAGACCAGTGtgttttgaatgataaaactaaatCTTTTGGTCccaaattctttgtgatatgcatgatgaggggtgtggtggggagtggctagaggtgtgacaggggcgtgtcttaaaatgtccctctttcttatcttaaaaagttgggaggtatgcctataCCAGGAattgggctgcctaatactgggggaacttctagctacctatactgtgggtgagGGTGGGAAGCTACCTTATATggggtggggggcacatctgattacCTGATTGTAAGTGATGCAACTCCCTGTGTGGCTTATTGGTTCTTAACTTTTACACAAAGGGGCAATGTGTATGAGCTCTCAGTAGATGTCTATACACATTAGCTGACAAGTGGGTCCACTTATTTTTTAATGAATTATCCTATCCATATATTAAATTTAACATCTGATATGGTGAATGATGTGTTTAGAATAATTGCAGTGTGATACAAGCTGAAATATGGTGAAGGGAAACATCGAAAAATCCAAGTCTGTCCAGAAAGAAACAGGTTTCCTGTTTAAAATGTCTGAACATTCAAAGTAAACATAACCTCACTTCATGAACACCGTtgtccttaaagtgactctgaacaCAACAAGAATATGCCATActaaacttacctgggacttcctccagactCATAATTTCGAGAAACGTTCATAGCAACGGGCCCGCTGACAGGCCATGCATGCAGAGTTGCATACAACTTCTGGCCAAGTCACAGTTAATGAAGCCACCAACGGGAGAACAGAGGGAGCCCAgaagacgccgagggacctcaccAAGGAGGAAGCCCttggtaaggtgtgtgtgtgtgtgtgtgtgtgtgtgtgtgtgttcagggtccctttagttGGGTGTATAATTAATCCTGGAAATTAGGAGGTTTCTTCTCAAAACTGATATCATGAATTATCTTACCTCACATATTAACTCACTATTTTCCTCCTGCTTTCTGTTAGGCACATAGTGCATGTTATGTACACAGTACACATAACATGGGCAGGGGTCACATTTTTTGTGCAACTTTCTCCTtaggttgattcacaaaaatattgtaaaaaattactGTGCACAGGCAGCCCATGGCTATTTTACTCCTTACATCATCAATGCCTACACAAAGCACAGCTTGTGTCATGTACACAATGCATGCACTGGTCGTATAACCTCGCATAATGCAAACATAACACAAGTAGCACTATGTGCACAAACATTTTCATTCCAggacaggagacttgggcacagcagtgagtaacttcagtgccgtcagaagatggagctgaagttacttatacacttagcaattgctggaagccaaattatttcattccctaccatccatggaggcctggaaggggaatagtatttaatacagccgggacttgtgcagtagcaggatcagccatattacccgctgtatcctgcgcccaagtctcctgcgcatctCGTACTCCTATGTGCACAATGCATGTTATGTCAATGGCATCAATACTGTTAAAATTGCAAAGCGTGTATACGCAGCTTTTACTGAGGTTTTGCGAATAAACCATTTCCTCTGCCTTAACTCAGGACTTAACTCCTATGATTATCTTTCTTTATATGTTTAGGGTTTTAGGATGTAGATTATAAATTCTAAATTAgtcgtgatgagcacaaatttcgcattattgtaatttcacatcataatttgcaattacgatgtgaaatcgtaatgtgaaatttcgagAAAATGCCTAAATAATTTGGCATGGAAACGTAATCAGGAACCGTTATTTtgcaattttgcgtaattttcgtgtaaatttgtgccgactttagcggttaatagctgaGCCCTCGTACATGTTATTGACaccaattgctatgtatgttaagggaaacagggaaaaaaagtaaaacattaaaaaaaagaccttgtagtttttgagataatatgattttgaaaatgcaaaggaaaaatgttttttaaacttaaaaatgagtttaaaaccccttttcctttgcattttcaaaattgattaccgtatatactcttatataagcagacccatgtataagccgaggtatccacttttccctcagaaaccaggaaaaagtgattgactcccgtataagccccctccctagTAAAGCCCCCTCCTaagtagtcagatgtgtccccagtacaagACAGCCCCtttccccatagccagatatgccccaggatcatacagccgTGTctgaagaagccactagatggcatcatagatctgagacacagctattgccaaacaggaagaatccccgatcattgcaccgctgacacattgcttgcaggctctgctccacaagccaggggacacaggtagtcttgagcagcacacaccacacgccatgttgcagggaatggagggcacagacacagcagggcacaagCTGGTAAGAGAGCAAGAtcgctagtgcacaatccttacgctcctctgccatgaacaaaacctgctccaccatctgttttgctccacttCCTCGCATATAAGTCGAGGGGGTAACTTTCCAGcacatttttatgctgaaaaatcaggcttatacgcgagtatatacagtatctcaaAACTAAaagctctttttgaaaaaaatgttttacttgttcccaatattcctttttgctattaaccactaaagttggcatgAAATGATGAACATTTTGAGTAATTACATAAAATTAGGCAAAATCAATTGTGTGTCCAAACCATAATTATGTATGGCCGTAAATATGGAACAAAAGGTGATTTGGTAATGTAATGATGTGTGGTGTAACATTTGTTTAGCAGGCGAAATTTCCCCTTGTTGTTCAGAGACGTAGCACTGTGGAACTGAAACAGCGCATAGAGGCCTAAAGCGAGCATTTGGTCGGATGTATTTGCATTGCTAGGCGACCACAGACACAGAGCGGGGAACATTCCAGAAGTCACGCGAGCAGAGCGCGAGAGGCAGAGTGGCATGAGAAATAGGCTGAGGAGACTGGTGAGCGAGGggagcagagacctgcagccgcaGCAGCCACCCCATGAGGCAGAGAGGGGGCCCGGCGGCAGCTAACcagacacacacagcaaaggaaagAGAGTAACCAGAAGTGACAGAGACCAAGCGGCAGTTGGAAAAGCTAAAGAGACGTCAGGCCAGATCCCAGCCTAGTACAGAGAGACATTATTGAGCCAGATGAGTATGAGCATTGCAACTTCATTAAGCCACAGACTTTAATCAGAGTAGTAGTCATAAAAAACCCCCGAAAAGAGCTAGAATTCAGTGGTGCTTGTTTGAGGAAAAGTGACAGTTAACCGCAGCATACTGAATTGTAGCCTCTGATGAAGGTGGTGTGATTAGGATCTGCCTGTCTGATAAACCCTTAAAGAAACAGTAACCTTGTGATGATAAACAGTACATTTCTGCAATATAGCACTGTATTGCCTAAGAAACCAAGACTGTGCCCAGGTTACAGCCTAGTGTTATTAAACTGTGTCGCCAGAGAGTAAATGGCCTCTGTCAAGCCACTCATTTGATGTGTAGAGCTCAGCCGCCAGTATTGCCTGTGATCCTGAGACATTTTGCCTGTCAGCTTGCATCAGTCCCTCAATGTGTATTCCCTGCAGCATAACAGTAAAGTACATGTTAAGTGATATCTGTTCTACCTAAGTGCAAAGCCTGTGAgaaagaagaaagagagagagagtttaaGATAAAGAAAACCTGTCAGCTAAACACAACAAGATCTGTTAACCTACTAG
This DNA window, taken from Hyperolius riggenbachi isolate aHypRig1 chromosome 3, aHypRig1.pri, whole genome shotgun sequence, encodes the following:
- the LOC137561033 gene encoding indolethylamine N-methyltransferase-like, with product MMSTQQHCKSYHDEALDAKVFVESHFSHGQIAMIEENVVFPLRVLHKLASKGVLKGSKMIDLSIGATAFQLFPVCNIYKEIYVMEFTDSNIEHFKLWLDKDEKATDWSFSAKRACQLEGNKQDWKKKEDQARQAVKGVFKWENCQTNPIDPKLVPEVDCVLSIYVLSVVCKTKEEFQNGLKNAVSRLKMGGHLVLFTPLNMSFYRVGKNRFFVLTMDEKTLQELVINAGFVIEKSGSMKSVEKCDLVDYSHMCYVLACKVKEV